The following proteins are encoded in a genomic region of Eulemur rufifrons isolate Redbay chromosome 18, OSU_ERuf_1, whole genome shotgun sequence:
- the HAND2 gene encoding heart- and neural crest derivatives-expressed protein 2, with product MSLVGGFPHHSVVHHEGYPFAAAAAAAAAAAASRCSHEENPYFHGWLIGHPEMSPPDYSMALSYSPEYASGAAGLDHSHYGGVPPGAGPPGLGGPRPVKRRGTANRKERRRTQSINSAFAELRECIPNVPADTKLSKIKTLRLATSYIAYLMDLLAKDDQNGEAEAFKAEIKKTDVKEEKRKKELNEILKSTVSSNDKKTKGRTGWPQHVWALELKQ from the exons ATGAGTCTGGTAGGGGGCTTTCCCCACCACTCGGTGGTGCACCATGAGGGCTATCCgttcgccgccgccgccgctgccgctgccgccgcagCCGCCAGCCGCTGCAGCCACGAGGAGAACCCCTACTTCCATGGCTGGCTCATCGGCCACCCCGAGATGTCGCCCCCCGACTACAGCATGGCCCTGTCCTACAGCCCGGAGTATGCCAGCGGCGCTGCCGGTCTGGACCACTCCCATTACGGGGGGGTGCCGCCGGGCGCCGGGCCCCCGGGCCTGGGGGGGCCGCGCCCGGTGAAGCGCCGGGGCACCGCCAACCGCAAGGAGCGGCGCAGGACTCAGAGCATCAACAGCGCCTTCGCCGAACTGCGCGAGTGCATCCCCAACGTGCCCGCCGACACCAAACTCTCCAAGATCAAGACCCTGCGCCTGGCCACCAGCTACATCGCCTACCTCATGGACCTGCTGGCCAAGGACGACCAGAACGGAGAGGCGGAGGCCTTCAAGGCAGAGATCAAGAAGACAGACGtgaaagaggagaagaggaagaaggagctG aacGAAATCTTGAAAAGCACAGTGAGCAGCAACGACAAGAAAACCAAAGGGCGGACGGGCTGGCCGCAGCACGTCTGGGCCCTGGAGCTCAAGCAgtga